Proteins from one Setaria italica strain Yugu1 chromosome V, Setaria_italica_v2.0, whole genome shotgun sequence genomic window:
- the LOC101768011 gene encoding uncharacterized protein LOC101768011, with translation MGGETTGAGGGGFRARMEHYLYSGEKKHVLAGIAIFAAVFGVPWYFMTRGAKHQSHQDYMEKANKARSERLSSGQPSALKE, from the exons atgggaggTGAGACCAcgggtgccggcggcggggggtTCCGCGCGCGGATGGAGCACTACCTGTACAGTGGAGAGAAGAAGCACGTCCTCGCCGGGATCGCCATCTTCGCCGCCGTCTTCGGCGTCCCCTGGTACTTCATGACCCGAG GAGCAAAGCATCAATCTCACCAAGATTACATGGAAAAAGCTAACAAGGCGAGGTCGGAGAGGCTTTCTTCTGGACAGCCATCGGCGCTGAAAGAATGA
- the LOC101768408 gene encoding DEAD-box ATP-dependent RNA helicase 20, producing the protein MSRFDGRAADPGSYRDRRSEGAFGGGSRAFAAPSKADASAAELDGLPRFEKNFYVESPAVAGMTEDEVEAYRRRREITVEGRDVPKPVREFRDVGFPEYVLQEITKAGFVEPTPIQSQGWPMALRGRDLIGIAETGSGKTLAYLLPAIVHVNAQPILAPGDGPIVLVLAPTRELAVQIQQEATKFGASSKIKSTCIYGGVPKGPQVRDLQKGVEIVIATPGRLIDMIESHHTNLRRVTYLVLDEADRMLDMGFEPQIKKIVSQIRPDRQTLYWSATWPKEVEQLARNFLFDPYKVTIGSEELKANHAIVQHVEILSESQKYNKLVNLLEDIMDGSRILIFMDTKKGCDQITRQLRMDGWPALSIHGDKSQAERDWVLSEFKSGKSPIMTATDVAARGLDVKDVKYVINYDFPGSLEDYVHRIGRTGRAGAKGTAYTFFTAANARFAKELINILEEAGQKVSSELAAMGRGAPPPSSGYRDRYRGYGGGRSWS; encoded by the exons ATGAGCCGCTTCGACGGCCGCGCCGCGGACCCGGGCTCCTACCGCGACCGCCGCAG CGAGGGGGCGTTCGGGGGCGGATCAAGGGCGTTTGCGGCGCCGAGTAAAGCGGATGCTTCTGCGGCGGAGCTGGATGGGCTGCCACGGTTCGAGAAGAACTTCTACGTGGAGTCGCCCGCCGTGGCCGGCATGACAGAGGACGAGGTGGAGGcgtaccgccgccgccgggagatcACCGTCGAGGGCCGCGATGTGCCCAAGCCCGTGCGCGAGTTCCGTGATGTTGGCTTCCCAG AATATGTGTTGCAAGAAATCACGAAAGCTGGCTTTGTGGAACCTACTCCTATCCAATCTCAAGGTTGGCCAATGGCACTTAGGGGTCGTGACCTTATTGGCATTGCAGAGACAGGATCAGGGAAAACTCTTGCTTACCTTTTACCTGCCATTGTTCATGTGAATGCTCAGCCTATTCTTG CTCCTGGTGATGGTCCAATCGTCTTGGTGTTAGCTCCTACACGTGAACTTGCTGTTCAGATACAGCAAGAGGCAACCAAATTTGGTGCATCATCAAAGATAAAAAGTACTTGCATCTATGGTGGTGTGCCAAAAGGTCCACAAGTTCGTGATCTTCAAAAAG GTGTCGAAATTGTTATAGCCACACCAGGACGACTAATTGATATGATAGAATCACATCATACAAACTTGCGAAGGGTCACATATCTTGTTTTAGATGAAGCTGATCGGATGCTAGACATGGGCTTTGAACCTCAAATTAAGAAAATTGTTTCTCAG ATTCGTCCAGATCGCCAAACACTTTACTGGAGTGCTACCTGGCCAAAGGAAGTTGAGCAGCTAGCAAGGAATTTCCTTTTTGACCCATACAAG GTCACTATTGGTTCTGAAGAATTGAAGGCTAATCACGCCATCGTGCAGCATGTGGAGATATTATCTGAGAGTCAGAAGTATAACAA GCTGGTTAATCTATTGGAGGATATAATGGACGGCAGCCGAATTTTAATATTTATGGACACAAAGAAGGGATGCGATCAGATTACTAGACAGCTTCGAATGGATGGTTGGCCTGCTTTGTCTATCCATGGTGACAAGAGCCAAGCAGAACGCGATTGGGTCCTTTCTGAATTTAAGTCAGGCAAAAGTCCTATTATGACAGCCACTGATGTCGCTGCTCGAGGCTTAG ATGTCAAGGATGTAAAGTATGTCATTAACTATGACTTTCCGGGGTCACTTGAAGATTATGTTCATCGTATTGGTCGGACTGGCAGAGCCGGTGCAAAAGGAACAGCTTACACCTTTTTCACTGCAGCTAATGCCAGATTTGCCAAGGAACTTATTAATATTCTGGAAGAAGCTGGACAAAAAGTTAGCTCTGAATTAGCTGCTATGGGACGTGGTGCACCACCCCCTTCTTCAG GTTACCGTGATAGATATAGGGGGTATGGTGGTGGCCGATCATGGAGTTGA
- the LOC101769090 gene encoding uncharacterized protein LOC101769090, with protein MATAAATMTMATHHPRARPRLRVCAAWDMNPGAATVAMPKPSKAKAKPPATPTTPPRPPAPNHADLFARSSEGQGEKKSTYMGFEKWWLPPPPEVKKPRSLYSAASLAYLGDCIYELYARRHFFFPPLSINEYNKRVMDVVKCESQDLLLNKLLGEDFLTQEERDILRWGRNIVSSKTRTRKRAGIAVYNRASSLETLIGYLYLTNFKRLEQLMFQLGFTSGASSQHIAEELRSSFQKTTPITTQAQQPATQ; from the exons ATggcgaccgcggcggcgaccaTGACCATGGCTACGCACCACCCCCGCGCCCGCCCACGCCTCCGCGTCTGCGCCGCCTGGGACATGAACCCGGGCGCCGCCACCGTGGCCATGCCCAAGCCCTCCAAGGCGAAAGCCAAGCCGCCGGCGACCCCGACgaccccgccccgcccgcctgCTCCGAACCACGCCGACCTCTTCGCACGCTCCAGCGAGGGTCAAG GAGAAAAGAAGAGCACATATATGGGCTTTGAGAAATGGTGGTTGCCACCACCCCCAGAGGTGAAGAAACCCCGATCGCTCTACAGCGCGGCATCACTGGCTTACTTGGGAGACTGCATATATGAA CTTTATGCTCGGAGGCACTTCTTCTTTCCACCTCTGAGCATCAATGAGTACAACAAACGCGTGATGGATGTTGTGAAGTGTGAGTCACAG GATCTTTTGTTGAACAAGCTTCTTGGAGAGGATTTTCTAACTCAAGAAGAAAG GGACATACTTCGTTGGGGGAGGAATATTGTTAGCAGCAAAACTCGCACCAGGAAGCGTGCAGGAATTGCAGTCTACAATCGGGCATCTTCACTTGAAACACTG ATTGGATACCTTTACCTCACAAATTTCAAGCGGTTAGAGCAACTGATGTTTCAATTAGGCTTCACAAGTGGTGCCTCTTCACAACATATTGCCGAGGAGCTGCGCTCAAGTTTCCA GAAAACAACCCCCATTACTACCCAAGCTCAGCAACCTGCTACGCAGTGA
- the LOC101769902 gene encoding uncharacterized protein LOC101769902, with product MAEPPQTLALAALILLNLLLTAAALYVNVRRVLRARRRAQLQQQQHHQPLPQQPPGPEAAAREQHAQEEEEGGGEEHADEGGREKQQRRRRRARRRRQQQEGEGADGGGGGGNGDTAAAAPSAKAACREGKAEEEALLPRRPQFPLASVAGALQRRINARYDDLARASEARCLTIEQVNEFLNCLIDARNELLQRCENVQRSFKIKKAMLSNHRNYRSSYDRLFEQVCRLEAERDNLKKDAAIYNYIQERLQKSLPYKMIMELSAMEMEAPEISFEELLAKEKEDTAFWQPNGKMRSISSNPK from the exons atgGCCGAACCGCCGCAGACGCTAGCGCTCGCCGCGCTCATCCTCCTCAACCTTCTCCTCACCGCCGCGGCGCTCTACGTCAACGTCCGCCGCGTCCTCCGGGCCCGCCGCAGGGcccagctccagcagcagcagcaccaccagccCCTCCCGCAGCAGCCGCCCGGGCCCGAGGCGGCGGCCCGTGAGCAGCACGcgcaggaagaggaggaggggggaggggaggagcacgCGGACGAGGGCGGGAGGGagaagcagcagcggcggcggcggagggcgcggaggcggcggcaacagcaggagggggagggagcggacggtggcggcggcggcgggaacgggGACACTGCCGCTGCGGCGCCCTCCGCGAAGGCGGCGTGTAGGGAGgggaaggcggaggaggaggcgctgctGCCCCGGCGGCCGCAGTTCCCGCTCGCCTCGGTGGCCGGCGCGCTGCAGCGCCGGATCAACGCGCGCTACGACGACCTCGCGCGGGCGAGCGAGGCGCGCTGCCTCACCATCGAACAG GTTAATGAGTTTCTTAACTGTCTCATAGATGCTAGAAACGAGCTGCTGCAGAG GTGTGAGAACGTCCAAAGAAGCTTCAAAATAAAGAAGGCAATGTTATCCAACCATCGGAACTACAGGTCTTCATACGATCGCCTCTTTGAACAG GTATGTAGATTGGAAGCGGAACGCGATAACCTAAAGAAAGATGCCGCCATCTACAATTACATCCAAGAAAGGCTTCAGAAGTCATTGCCATACAAAATG ATCATGGAGCTCAGCGCTATGGAGATGGAGGCCCCTGAGATATCGTTTGAGGAGCTGCTGGCTAAGGAGAAAGAGGATACCGCCTTCTGGCAGCCTAATGGGAAGATGaggtcaatctcatccaacccAAAGTAG